Within the Bacteroidota bacterium genome, the region TTGAACCCTATGGCAACGGTTTACCTGCTTGGTTTTGCTGAAGCAGGGAACTCGTGGGAACGCTTCAAAGATTTTGGACCGTTTGATGTAAAACGTTCGGCCGGAGTGGGAGTCAGAATTTTCCTCCCGATGTTCGGAGTATTAGGGCTTGACTGGGGTTATGGATTTGATAAAATACCGGGTATGGACGGTGCTAACAAGAGTCAGTTCCATTTTTCAATTAATCAATCAATAGATTAGTAATTTAAAATATTTCGGAGGACACCAACATGAAAAAAATTATTGTAACCGGCCTGCTGATATTTGCTGCTACCGCGTTCAGCTTTGCACAAAAATTCGCATTTGTTGATACCGAATATATCCTTGAGAATATCTCTGAATACAGAGACGCACAGGATCAACTTGACAAGCTTTCGCTTGAATGGCAAAAAGAAATTGAAGGAAAATTTGCCGCCGTAGATAAACTCTACAAAGACTTTGAAGCCCAATCGGTTTTGCTGCCCGAGGATATGAAACAGAAAAAAAAGGATGAAATAATCCAGAAAGAAAAAGAAGCCAAAGATTTGCAAAAAAAACGCTTCGGCAAAGACGGTGACTTGTTTAAAAAACGTCAGGAAATAATAAAACCGATTCAGGACAAAGTGTATGACGCCGTTGAAGATCTTGCCAATGCTCAAGGCTATGCTTTTATTCTTGATAAGACAGGAAACACAAGCATGCTTTATGCCAACGCAAAATATGATAAAAGCGACGAAGTGCTTTCAAAGCTTGGATACAAACCGGGTGCTATAAAAACCGGCAACGACAAAGACGATAAAAACAACAAAACAGACAACCCTGACAAAGAATAGCCTCAGGTCTTTTGTTCGGATTTTTATTATATTTGTGCTCGTTTAATCATTGATAATAATCTAACTTACAGAAAATGAAACGTTATCTTAGTTTAATTTTAATTATCTCTTTTCTTTCATTAACGGCAACTTCTTTTGCCCAGAAAAAACAGAAATTCGGACATATTGATTCGAATGAATTACTTAAACTTATGCCCGGACGGGATTCTGCTCAGGCTAAACTTCAGGATTATGCCAAAGATCTGGACGCCCAGTTAAAGGGTATGCAGAGCGAGCTCGAAGCCAAATATGCAGATTATCAGGCCAGTGAAGGCAAAATGACTGAACTGATTAAATCAACCAAACAAAAAGAGCTTCAGGATATTCAGGAACGTATTCAAACCTTTCAGGAATCGGCTCAGACGGACTTAGAGAAGAAACAAAACGAACTTCTGAAACCGATTATCGACAAAGCCAAAGCAGCGATTGAAAAAGTTGCCAAAGACAATGCCTATACTTACATCTTCGATGCTGGACTCGGCGTGCTTCTATACAGCGACCCTACTGAAGACATTATGCCACTGGTTAAAAAAGAGCTTAACCTAAACTAGTTTATCACTTAAAATATTCAGAAATAGCATTGTTTTTATTTCTGATTCTATTCATTCATTAATTTTTAAAATTGGAGGATTCGTTTAATGCTCAAAGGAAAAGTCAAATGGTTCAATAAAACTAAAGGATTTGGTTTTATCACCGGAGAAGACGGAAGTGATGTGTTTGTTCACTACTCACAGATCATGAGACAAGGATTTAAAACGCTCGAAGAAGGTCAAGCCGTTTCATACGAGATTACGGTCGCTGATAAAGGACCTCAAGCCTCGAACGTAAACGTTATAGAAGGTTAGGCGAAACAAACTTGTTACACAAACCAGAACAGCCGGACAGTATCTTTTCCGGCTGTTCTGTTATTAAAGCTGCAGTTTTCCAACAATAATAAAGACCATTACACAATGAAAACAATCTGTCGGATATTCGTGATTTTCATGCTGCTGTCGATATCGGTCACAGCTATTGCACAAACCGTTGCTCCCAATGTTACCATCGATGTGGTGATTAAAAATAATCGGTTTAATAGCGCCAGCCTTTACCAGATGGGACAACAGAATACTATACTGACACAGCAGCAAATAGATACAACAGGAAAATTTACATTGCTAGCCACCATTGTAAAAACTGATTTTTTCAAACTGCAATTAGATCAAAATAATTCTATAATGATGGTGCTGCAGCCCGGCGAAAAAATAAAAATTACAGCCGATGGCACCGACCTTGCATCAAGCATTGTTATCAAAGGGTCGCCGATT harbors:
- a CDS encoding cold-shock protein, with the translated sequence MLKGKVKWFNKTKGFGFITGEDGSDVFVHYSQIMRQGFKTLEEGQAVSYEITVADKGPQASNVNVIEG
- a CDS encoding OmpH family outer membrane protein is translated as MKKIIVTGLLIFAATAFSFAQKFAFVDTEYILENISEYRDAQDQLDKLSLEWQKEIEGKFAAVDKLYKDFEAQSVLLPEDMKQKKKDEIIQKEKEAKDLQKKRFGKDGDLFKKRQEIIKPIQDKVYDAVEDLANAQGYAFILDKTGNTSMLYANAKYDKSDEVLSKLGYKPGAIKTGNDKDDKNNKTDNPDKE
- a CDS encoding OmpH family outer membrane protein: MKRYLSLILIISFLSLTATSFAQKKQKFGHIDSNELLKLMPGRDSAQAKLQDYAKDLDAQLKGMQSELEAKYADYQASEGKMTELIKSTKQKELQDIQERIQTFQESAQTDLEKKQNELLKPIIDKAKAAIEKVAKDNAYTYIFDAGLGVLLYSDPTEDIMPLVKKELNLN